The sequence below is a genomic window from Lelliottia sp. JS-SCA-14.
ACTACCTTCACGCCTTTGTCTTCAAACACGGTGTCATCCGTCGCCGGTTCGTCAACAAACTCCAGTACATAAGCCATACCGGAACAGCCGGAGGTACGTACGCCCAGTCGCAGGCCAAAGCCTTTACCACGGTTCGCCAGAAAGGCGCTTACTCGCGCGGCAGCGCTGTCGCTAAGGGTAATCGACATACTCAAACCTCAATTATTTTGCTTCACGTTTGCTTTTATAGTCCGCAATGGCGGCTTTGATCGCGTCTTCTGCCAGGATAGAGCAGTGAATTTTCACCGGTGGCAGTTCGAGTTCGTCAGCAATATCAGTGTTTTTAATTGCCTGTGCTTCGTCCAGAGACTTGCCCTTCACCCACTCGGTGACCAGGGAGCTGGATGCGATCGCAGAACCGCAGCCGTAAGTCTTGAAACGTGCGTCTTCAATGATACCTTCATTGTTGACTTTAATCTGCAACTTCATCACGTCGCCACAGGCCGGTGCGCCGACCATGCCGCTACCAACGCTTTCGTCGCTGTTGTCGAAAGAGCCAACGTTGCGTGGGTTCTCGTAATGATCAATAACTTTTTCGCTGTAAGCCATGTTGAATTCTCCTTCGTACCGATTAGTGATGTGACCATTCAATGCTGTTCAGATCCACGCCCTGTTTGAACATTTCCCACAATGGAGAAAGGTCACGCAGACGGCCGATGGAGTTACGAACCAGCTTGATGGTGTAGTCAATCTCTTCTTCGGTAGTGAAGCGACCTAAAGAGAAACGGATAGAACTGTGTGCCAGCTCGTCGGTCATGCCCAGTGCGCGCAGCACGTAGGATGGCTCAAGGCTTGCAGACGTACAGGCAGAACCGGAAGAGACGGCCAGGTCTTTCAGAGCCATAATCAGCGATTCGCCTTCAACATAGTTGAAGCTGACGTTGAGGATGTTTGGAGCACCCTGTTCAAGGTCGCCGTTCAGATACACTTCTTCCATATCTTTCACGCCGTCCCACAGA
It includes:
- the iscA gene encoding iron-sulfur cluster assembly protein IscA, producing MSITLSDSAAARVSAFLANRGKGFGLRLGVRTSGCSGMAYVLEFVDEPATDDTVFEDKGVKVVVDGKSLQFLNGTQLDFVKEGLNEGFKFTNPNVKDECGCGESFHV
- the iscU gene encoding Fe-S cluster assembly scaffold IscU — its product is MAYSEKVIDHYENPRNVGSFDNSDESVGSGMVGAPACGDVMKLQIKVNNEGIIEDARFKTYGCGSAIASSSLVTEWVKGKSLDEAQAIKNTDIADELELPPVKIHCSILAEDAIKAAIADYKSKREAK